The Planctomycetaceae bacterium genome contains a region encoding:
- a CDS encoding glycosyltransferase family 2 protein has product MIAETDALQPMDLLDIAVLIPCHNEAAAIAQVVTDFRQALPSATVFVYDNNSTDDTAAVAAAAGAIVRSEPRKGKGNVVRRMFSDIEADVYVMVDGDDTYEAAAAPGMVRALIEQRLDMVNGKRVTEIEKAYRTGHRFGNWMLTTLVGFCFGREFDDILSGFRVFSRRFVKSFPALSRGFETETELTVHALELRLPVAEVETAYKDRPEGSVSKLNTYRDGLRILKTIIVLAKEERPLAFFSAIWAVLAMVSIGLAIPLFVTYFETGLVPRFPTAILATGCMLLAFASLTCGLVLDTVTRARREMKRLAYLQMKQLQATGFGSADSRFRDCSRRGAPARAMTR; this is encoded by the coding sequence GTGATCGCCGAAACTGACGCTCTGCAGCCAATGGATCTTTTGGATATTGCCGTCTTGATTCCCTGTCACAACGAAGCCGCGGCCATCGCGCAGGTCGTGACGGACTTTCGGCAGGCGCTTCCGTCGGCAACCGTGTTCGTTTACGACAACAACTCAACGGACGATACGGCAGCTGTGGCCGCCGCAGCGGGAGCGATTGTCCGGTCGGAGCCGCGGAAGGGAAAAGGAAATGTCGTCCGCCGCATGTTTTCCGACATCGAAGCCGACGTCTATGTCATGGTTGACGGTGATGATACGTATGAAGCCGCGGCAGCTCCCGGAATGGTCCGTGCGCTCATCGAACAGCGGCTGGACATGGTCAACGGCAAACGCGTGACGGAAATCGAGAAGGCGTACCGCACGGGCCATCGCTTCGGCAACTGGATGCTGACCACTCTGGTCGGCTTCTGCTTCGGCCGTGAGTTCGATGACATCCTGTCGGGCTTCCGCGTGTTCTCCCGCCGCTTTGTGAAATCATTTCCGGCATTGTCCCGCGGCTTTGAAACCGAAACCGAACTGACTGTCCACGCTCTGGAACTGCGACTGCCGGTCGCCGAAGTGGAAACCGCGTACAAGGACCGCCCGGAAGGAAGCGTCAGCAAGCTGAACACCTATCGCGACGGTCTGCGAATTCTGAAGACGATCATTGTGCTCGCCAAAGAGGAACGACCTCTGGCCTTCTTTTCCGCGATCTGGGCCGTGCTGGCGATGGTCTCAATCGGACTTGCCATTCCGCTGTTTGTGACCTATTTCGAAACCGGCCTGGTCCCCAGATTTCCGACGGCGATTCTGGCGACGGGATGCATGCTGCTGGCGTTTGCCAGTCTGACCTGTGGCCTGGTGCTGGATACCGTCACGCGAGCCCGCCGGGAAATGAAACGACTTGCCTATCTGCAGATGAAACAACTGCAGGCCACCGGATTCGGTTCCGCGGATTCCCGGTTTCGTGACTGCAGCCGCCGCGGCGCGCCAGCCCGGGCCATGACGCGATAG
- a CDS encoding O-antigen ligase family protein, which translates to MKGLIFTWLITFLGVGGSIVSPFYGFLAYVALALLRPEFMWAHSIQGGRFSLIVAMAMLFSWGLRGFGNWNLGRAKPIVLLFIGFWMWSVFGAIYADSQSHAWYYVEQMAKILLPFLVGITSVRSIDDLKKLAWVIVLCEGYVCFEMNLYYLSGFNYLWEIGFGGVDNNSASIGFVAALGVAFFLFLNTTKLWQQAVIGACMAFILHAILFSFSRGAMLATAIGIGLSFFLIKKTTKHYALFAVGIVAALILAGPGVRDRFFETFEKKNGRHEASAQSRLDLWKDCYTVLMRDPVMGCGPDHWPLLAHTFGWFKGKEAHSLWVQTATELGIPGITMFAGFYLVCIVRCWFLLKRLQPDDPPWFGDSCRMTIASLIGFGVAAQFVSLEALEVPYYVALLGSGTLVLYSRLDAERSTNESDATDDDSWSDWRDSCDAAPGAIEWQDAEALEPVAIMN; encoded by the coding sequence ATGAAGGGCCTCATCTTTACCTGGCTGATCACCTTCCTGGGAGTCGGCGGCAGTATCGTGTCGCCCTTCTACGGATTCCTGGCGTATGTGGCTCTGGCGCTGCTGCGCCCGGAATTCATGTGGGCTCACTCCATTCAGGGCGGACGCTTCAGTCTGATCGTGGCCATGGCCATGCTTTTCAGTTGGGGACTGCGGGGATTCGGAAACTGGAATCTGGGTCGGGCGAAACCGATCGTCCTGCTGTTCATCGGTTTCTGGATGTGGTCGGTCTTCGGAGCGATCTATGCCGACAGCCAGAGTCATGCGTGGTACTACGTTGAACAGATGGCAAAGATCCTGCTGCCGTTTCTGGTCGGCATTACTTCCGTTCGCTCGATTGACGACCTGAAAAAACTGGCGTGGGTGATTGTGCTGTGTGAAGGGTACGTCTGCTTCGAAATGAATCTGTACTACCTCAGCGGCTTCAATTACCTGTGGGAAATCGGTTTTGGCGGAGTCGATAACAACTCAGCATCGATCGGATTCGTCGCGGCTCTGGGCGTGGCATTCTTTCTGTTCCTGAACACGACGAAGCTGTGGCAGCAGGCCGTGATCGGTGCCTGTATGGCCTTCATTCTGCACGCGATCTTGTTTTCGTTTTCACGCGGAGCGATGCTGGCAACGGCAATCGGGATCGGCCTCTCCTTCTTCCTGATAAAGAAGACAACGAAACACTATGCACTGTTCGCGGTGGGAATCGTCGCTGCCCTGATTCTTGCCGGCCCGGGAGTTCGCGATCGCTTTTTCGAAACGTTCGAAAAGAAGAACGGCCGCCATGAAGCATCCGCGCAAAGCCGACTTGACCTTTGGAAAGACTGTTACACGGTTCTGATGCGCGATCCGGTCATGGGTTGCGGCCCGGACCACTGGCCGCTGCTGGCCCATACATTCGGTTGGTTCAAAGGCAAGGAAGCTCACAGCCTGTGGGTACAGACCGCGACGGAACTGGGTATCCCGGGCATCACAATGTTCGCCGGATTCTACCTTGTGTGCATTGTCCGCTGCTGGTTCCTGCTGAAGAGGCTGCAGCCCGATGATCCTCCATGGTTCGGCGACTCATGCCGTATGACAATCGCCTCCCTGATTGGCTTCGGTGTCGCCGCTCAATTCGTCAGCCTGGAAGCACTGGAAGTGCCCTACTACGTCGCACTGCTGGGATCGGGCACTCTGGTGCTTTACTCGCGACTCGACGCCGAACGAAGCACGAACGAGTCCGACGCCACAGACGATGACAGTTGGTCCGACTGGCGCGACTCGTGCGATGCCGCGCCGGGTGCAATTGAATGGCAGGACGCCGAAGCACTGGAACCCGTGGCGATCATGAATTGA
- a CDS encoding glycosyltransferase family 39 protein, whose product MSYLLWLLPVGLWGILRFLLFEGIQGADDLEHLRFAWELDRIPATHWELRLPYNLLLAGSLRLLGFSEFSAAVPGLIGSFMLMLFCGLTVRHVTQNDRLAVVAMLLMAVLPGDVLDCTTGGSTRILGTGLLAAAVWSVVTRPGMTGVAIAGVLMGLAVDCHLTLLFFVVVFFGVLGVMVPCLRSRIVKAWVLGGTVFLLLDPLPWWIVKGDPLYRLHVIEKTHLQQLQNDTNERRVYSADGSFDTTFITQPVRDVIFSKQYAVLPLMMLLTGFLSYRRMPEVLRGVLVAASVYWLYMAFGTHTPSGYKPFPGTVSYWQPLAIPLALVIGAALPSLHNRRMRNALATVTVGLCLLLMCLGGPWGQNVEVSRQFLSWAKEHPDSIFVADDRTAREIRTLNAFQTPANLRLVPGSLRSERWSVPCLTRADIESAPVFAMINVLNNPESTVAGHFIPDNAASCKWLSEHSKTCVHQTTAAWRPITYLLPESLRPARLIRRPVAEIRECVPDRPEYTTTGVAAPDVVTPK is encoded by the coding sequence ATGTCATACCTGCTGTGGCTGCTGCCGGTGGGATTGTGGGGGATACTCCGGTTCTTGCTTTTCGAAGGAATTCAGGGCGCTGATGACCTGGAACATCTTCGGTTCGCCTGGGAACTGGACAGAATCCCGGCCACTCACTGGGAATTGCGGCTGCCCTATAATCTGCTTCTGGCCGGAAGCCTGAGACTGCTGGGCTTCAGCGAGTTTTCGGCGGCCGTCCCGGGACTGATTGGATCGTTCATGCTGATGCTGTTCTGCGGGCTGACCGTCCGTCACGTCACGCAGAACGACCGGCTGGCCGTCGTGGCAATGTTGCTGATGGCAGTCCTTCCCGGTGATGTTCTGGATTGCACAACAGGCGGATCGACGCGAATTCTGGGGACCGGACTGCTGGCGGCCGCCGTGTGGAGCGTCGTAACCCGGCCCGGCATGACAGGGGTCGCGATTGCGGGAGTTCTGATGGGACTGGCCGTCGACTGCCACCTGACGCTGCTGTTCTTTGTGGTTGTATTCTTTGGTGTGCTCGGTGTCATGGTGCCCTGCCTTCGCAGCCGGATTGTGAAAGCGTGGGTTCTGGGAGGTACCGTGTTCCTGCTGCTCGACCCGCTGCCGTGGTGGATCGTGAAGGGCGACCCGTTGTACCGGCTGCACGTGATCGAAAAAACGCATCTGCAGCAACTGCAGAATGACACCAACGAACGCCGTGTGTACTCCGCTGACGGAAGTTTTGACACGACTTTCATCACGCAACCGGTTCGCGATGTCATATTCTCGAAACAGTATGCGGTTCTACCGCTGATGATGCTGTTGACCGGATTCCTGAGTTATCGCCGAATGCCGGAAGTCCTGCGGGGAGTGTTGGTGGCGGCATCGGTCTATTGGCTGTATATGGCGTTTGGGACACACACACCGAGCGGTTACAAGCCGTTTCCCGGAACCGTCAGTTATTGGCAACCGCTGGCGATACCGCTCGCGCTGGTCATCGGTGCCGCGCTGCCGTCGCTGCACAACCGGCGGATGAGAAACGCTCTGGCAACCGTCACCGTCGGGCTGTGTCTGCTGCTGATGTGTCTGGGTGGACCGTGGGGACAAAATGTGGAGGTTTCCCGGCAGTTTCTGTCCTGGGCGAAGGAACATCCGGATTCTATCTTTGTCGCCGACGACCGCACCGCTCGGGAGATCCGCACGCTGAACGCATTTCAGACACCGGCCAACCTGAGACTCGTGCCTGGCTCTCTTCGGTCAGAACGCTGGAGCGTACCGTGTCTGACTCGTGCCGACATCGAATCCGCACCGGTCTTCGCGATGATCAATGTTCTGAACAACCCCGAATCGACCGTTGCCGGACACTTCATCCCGGACAACGCGGCATCCTGCAAATGGCTGTCGGAGCATTCGAAAACATGTGTCCATCAGACAACCGCAGCGTGGCGACCAATTACCTACCTGCTGCCGGAATCCCTGCGGCCGGCACGGCTGATCCGTCGACCGGTGGCTGAGATCCGTGAATGTGTGCCGGACAGGCCCGAGTACACAACGACGGGTGTTGCTGCCCCGGATGTCGTTACCCCGAAATAA
- a CDS encoding lipopolysaccharide biosynthesis protein: protein MKPLRDLLKHSSIYMIGQILTRMASVLLLPFYTHVLTTADYGVTAILDLTAAILSTFLAGGMVSAITRHHFDQDDEQHHDRVWWTGMSMVAGVCSLISVALWTARHWLADVTLGPEISSGAWFYTLTIVTLWFTVLGMIVEGYLRVRKWSGLFVAISLARLTFNIALNVWLMVGRKMGVEGLLIGNMAATFVHTSVLLAIFVRTRGSYVFDTQLGHQMFRFAAPLVVTALTSMLMHEADRYFLRIWETLSEVGIYSLAHKIGFAVNTLCLLPFLSIWNVAIYDIERMPDSKQTFSRIFGWFTSGLGILLLGASLTMHPVLPLLTPDAYGEAADLVSVILLGFFVFGLSFMFQVPSMLRKNTKLMVPGSIAGVVVNVVANVMLIPMIGVWGAAWAGVLTYAAFSFTTLACCRTEMKLSYPWKSSLAASLGLCGSYVGVRYGCFPWMNAAAQIVVSVAVCAAWGILLFGRDGMTWWRSRRTNQQASGRQSAESRETCDVHAGQPVGAA, encoded by the coding sequence ATGAAACCGCTGAGAGATCTGCTGAAACATTCGTCGATCTACATGATCGGCCAGATCCTGACGCGCATGGCGTCGGTGCTGCTGCTGCCGTTTTATACTCACGTGCTGACAACCGCGGACTACGGAGTGACCGCGATCCTGGATCTGACGGCCGCCATCCTGTCGACCTTTCTGGCCGGCGGAATGGTCAGCGCGATTACTCGCCACCATTTTGACCAGGACGACGAACAGCATCACGATCGAGTCTGGTGGACCGGGATGTCGATGGTCGCCGGCGTCTGTTCGCTGATCTCAGTCGCGTTGTGGACAGCGCGGCACTGGCTGGCCGATGTGACACTGGGACCGGAGATTTCCAGCGGAGCATGGTTCTATACGCTGACCATCGTCACGCTGTGGTTCACGGTGCTGGGGATGATCGTGGAAGGCTACCTGCGGGTTCGCAAATGGTCCGGCCTGTTTGTCGCGATCTCGCTGGCCCGGCTGACGTTCAACATCGCGCTGAATGTGTGGCTGATGGTCGGACGAAAGATGGGCGTCGAAGGACTGTTGATCGGCAACATGGCGGCTACCTTCGTCCACACGTCGGTGCTGTTGGCGATTTTTGTCCGAACGCGGGGCAGCTATGTTTTCGACACACAGCTTGGTCATCAGATGTTCCGCTTCGCGGCGCCGCTGGTCGTTACCGCTCTGACCAGCATGCTCATGCACGAAGCCGATCGGTACTTCCTTCGCATCTGGGAGACACTCAGCGAGGTCGGCATTTATTCGCTGGCCCATAAGATCGGATTTGCCGTCAATACGCTGTGCCTGTTGCCGTTTCTTTCCATCTGGAATGTTGCGATCTACGACATCGAACGGATGCCGGATTCGAAGCAGACGTTCAGTCGCATCTTCGGCTGGTTCACTTCCGGCCTGGGAATTCTGCTGCTGGGAGCGTCGCTGACAATGCATCCGGTTCTGCCGCTGCTGACGCCGGATGCTTATGGCGAAGCGGCAGATCTGGTTTCCGTGATTCTGCTGGGGTTCTTCGTCTTCGGCCTGAGCTTCATGTTTCAGGTTCCGTCGATGCTGCGGAAGAATACCAAGCTGATGGTTCCCGGTTCGATCGCCGGCGTCGTAGTCAATGTCGTCGCGAATGTAATGCTGATACCCATGATCGGTGTCTGGGGAGCTGCGTGGGCCGGTGTTCTGACGTATGCGGCGTTCTCGTTCACAACTCTGGCGTGCTGCCGCACGGAAATGAAACTGTCCTATCCGTGGAAGTCTTCGCTGGCCGCGTCACTGGGACTCTGCGGTAGCTATGTGGGCGTGCGCTATGGCTGTTTTCCGTGGATGAACGCGGCGGCACAGATTGTTGTTTCCGTGGCCGTCTGCGCTGCCTGGGGAATCCTTCTGTTCGGCCGTGACGGAATGACATGGTGGCGCTCGCGCAGAACGAATCAGCAGGCTTCCGGCCGACAGTCTGCGGAGTCTCGCGAAACCTGTGACGTTCACGCCGGGCAGCCGGTGGGCGCTGCGTGA
- a CDS encoding TIGR03087 family PEP-CTERM/XrtA system glycosyltransferase, whose product MKPRILYITHRVPWPPDRGDRIRTWNILKFLASGADVDLACLADEPVTSETRRALQGVTRQLAIIPHSGVLRYVRGAVSLLKGRTVTEGLFSNAQLRLVIDDWTRHTAYDAAISSSSGVAGYALPPVARIKGHVWVDLIDVDSQKWLDYAASASFPRSLIYRTEGRRLRSLETRLAGQADRLLVVSEAERQLFSDFCPNAPVQAVGNGVDIEYFAAAPGTAAEPHSCVFVGVMNYLPNVDAVRWFAKDVWPAIRQRFPDARFNIVGKSPSSEVRELSRLPGIHVTGAVDDVRPWLHQANCVVVPLRIARGVQNKVLEAMACGRPVVCSPAPLKGLGAEPGLHLLRADTSDDWVSEVSRVFEDRTLAADLGIAADAWVQLNHRWENSLHALTELFDGSRSSIPHGLETI is encoded by the coding sequence ATGAAGCCTCGAATCCTGTACATCACGCATCGCGTTCCGTGGCCGCCCGACCGAGGCGACCGGATTCGCACATGGAACATCCTGAAATTCCTGGCATCCGGTGCCGACGTCGATCTGGCGTGCCTTGCCGACGAACCGGTAACTTCGGAAACGCGTCGCGCGCTGCAGGGTGTTACCCGACAACTTGCCATCATTCCGCATTCCGGAGTCCTGCGATACGTTCGCGGAGCCGTGTCGCTGTTAAAGGGCCGAACGGTCACGGAAGGACTTTTTTCGAATGCCCAACTGCGGCTGGTCATCGACGACTGGACCAGGCACACGGCATACGACGCGGCGATCAGCTCTTCCTCGGGAGTCGCCGGCTACGCGCTTCCGCCGGTGGCGCGCATCAAAGGTCACGTCTGGGTGGATCTGATCGACGTCGACAGCCAGAAGTGGCTCGACTATGCCGCTTCCGCTTCATTTCCCCGGTCGCTGATTTATCGCACGGAAGGTCGGCGGCTGCGAAGTCTGGAAACGCGTCTTGCCGGCCAGGCAGACCGATTACTGGTCGTCAGTGAAGCCGAACGGCAACTGTTCTCGGACTTCTGCCCGAATGCTCCCGTGCAGGCGGTCGGCAACGGAGTCGACATCGAATACTTCGCCGCGGCGCCGGGAACTGCCGCGGAACCGCATAGCTGCGTGTTTGTCGGCGTGATGAACTATCTGCCGAACGTCGATGCCGTGAGGTGGTTCGCAAAGGACGTCTGGCCTGCGATTCGTCAGCGGTTTCCCGATGCCCGCTTCAACATCGTCGGCAAGTCTCCGTCTTCCGAGGTTCGCGAATTGAGCCGCCTGCCGGGAATTCATGTGACCGGAGCCGTGGACGACGTTCGCCCGTGGCTGCACCAGGCGAACTGCGTCGTCGTGCCCCTGCGGATTGCTCGCGGTGTTCAAAACAAGGTGCTGGAAGCGATGGCCTGCGGTCGCCCGGTTGTCTGTTCCCCGGCGCCATTGAAAGGTCTGGGAGCCGAACCGGGACTTCACCTGCTGCGAGCGGACACGTCGGACGATTGGGTTTCGGAAGTCAGCCGCGTGTTCGAAGACCGGACGCTGGCCGCTGATCTGGGAATCGCGGCCGACGCCTGGGTGCAACTGAATCATCGCTGGGAAAACAGCCTGCACGCGCTGACGGAACTGTTCGACGGCAGCCGCAGTTCGATCCCGCACGGACTGGAGACCATCTGA
- a CDS encoding acyltransferase, producing the protein MKALIKQTLRILSGLAVSPAMLLFRLQAACVGRDRALAGWSQLFSLLPGTTGVYLRHAFYRNVLQKCDTDAWIGFGTILSHAGASVGRTAYIGNYCSIGNVTIEDDVLIASHVSVMNGCQQHRTDRLDIPIREQTGVFLHVTIGRDTWIGERATIAASVGRHCVIGAGAVVVSPIPDYSIAVGVPAKVIRDRRDDATTVEFPAARPTG; encoded by the coding sequence ATGAAAGCGCTCATTAAACAGACGCTCAGGATTCTAAGCGGACTTGCCGTTTCGCCGGCGATGCTGCTGTTCCGCCTTCAGGCCGCCTGTGTCGGCAGGGACAGAGCCCTGGCGGGTTGGTCGCAACTGTTCAGCCTGCTGCCCGGGACCACGGGCGTCTACCTGCGACACGCCTTCTACCGGAATGTTCTGCAGAAGTGTGACACCGATGCGTGGATCGGCTTCGGGACGATCCTGTCTCACGCCGGCGCTTCAGTGGGCCGTACCGCCTATATTGGCAACTACTGCTCGATTGGAAACGTCACGATCGAAGATGACGTGCTGATTGCATCACACGTTTCGGTCATGAACGGATGCCAACAGCATCGAACGGATCGCCTGGATATTCCCATTCGCGAGCAGACCGGGGTGTTCCTGCATGTCACCATCGGCCGCGATACCTGGATTGGTGAACGGGCGACGATTGCCGCCAGTGTCGGCCGGCACTGCGTGATCGGTGCGGGAGCCGTGGTTGTGTCGCCGATCCCGGACTATTCGATTGCCGTGGGAGTTCCCGCGAAAGTCATCCGTGACCGCCGCGATGACGCGACGACGGTTGAGTTCCCCGCGGCACGACCCACCGGCTGA